The DNA sequence gtggcactctagcctcggtgaagagtgagaccctgtctcaaaaaaaaaaaaaaaagaaagaaaagaaaagagggccaggcacggtggctcatgcctgtaatcctagcactgtatgaggccgaggcaggcggatcaatcacttgaagtcaggagtttgaggttgcagtaagctatgatgacaccactgcactccagcctgggcgacagagcaagaccctatctctaataaaaagaaaaaaaaaaaaaaaaaagatgttcaacatctttagccatcaaggaaatgcaaatcaaaaccacagtgataaACCACTTCATACCTAACTAGGATGGCTATAACcaaaaagataataacaaatgttggagaggatatggagaaataggaaccctcaaacactgctggtggaaatgtaaatggtacagctgctttggaaagcGGTGGGTGTGATAGTTCCTGAAAAGTTTAAATATGGAGTTATATAATCTACCAATTCTACTCCTGGATatataaccaagagaaatgaaaacatggccATGTTTCATATGTACatgcatgttcatagcagcattattcataatagccaaaaaatggaaacaagccaaatgtccatcaactaaggAATAGATAAGATGTGGTATggccatacaatagaatattgttcagcaataaaaacagatgaaataCTGATGATACATGCTataaaaccttgaaaacattatactcaATATTAACAAAGTAccttgtgtaaaaaaaaaaaaaaaaaagaaagaaaagaaaacattatactcagtgaaagaagccagtaacaaaagaatataatccatttatattaaatgtatacaataggcaaatttatagagacagaaagtagaatagtggttgcctagggctgaggTGTGTGGGGCATTGAGAGGTGTTGGGTAAGGGGTTCACGGTTTCTTTTtgtgttaataaaaatgtttgatgGTGCTGAACCAGAGTtgtggttgcacaactctgattgcactaaaaaccattgaactgtacattttGAATGGGTTGAATTATAAAATGTGTATGTGAATTGTATGTTAATAAAGCTGTTCAAAAATAGTtgttgggccaggcgcggtggctcacgcttgtaatcctagcactctgggaggccgaggtgggtggatcatttgagctcaggagtttgagaccagcttgagcaagagcaagaccctgtctctactaaaaaaaaaaaaaaaaaaaaggaaagaaaaaaaaagaaagaaattagctggacaactaaaaatatatacagaaaaaattagccgggcttggtggcgcatgcctgtagtcccagctacttgggaggctgaggcagaaggatcgcttgagcccaggagttgaagttgctgtgagctaggctgaagccacagcactctagcctgggcaacagagtgacactctgtctcaaaaaaaaaaaaaaaaaaaaaaaaaagttgttgcgtgggtgcagtggctcatggcttgtaatcccagctactctggaggctgtggtgagagaattgcttgaggccaggagttggacaccagcctaggcaacatagtgtgacctcatctctaaaaaagaaaaagaacaggccgggtgcggtggctcacgcctgtaatcctagcactctgggaggccaaggcgggaagatcgctggaggtcaggagttcgagaccagcctgagcaagagcgagacccccgtctctactaaaaatagaaagaaattatctggacaactgaaaatagatagagaaaaaattagccggacatggtggtgcatgcctgtagttccagctactcgggaggctgaggcaggaggattgcttgagcccaggagtttgaggttgctgtgagtgaggctgacgccatggcactctagcctgggcaacagagtgagactctgtctcaaaaaaaaaaaaaaaaaaaaattaacgtCTTAAAACAATTACGTTGtatcccatgaatatatacaattatgacTTGTCAatcaaaaaatcaataataaaaaaattaggctgagcgtggtgactcatgcctataatcccatcactttgggaggccaaggcaggaggattgcttgaggccaagagtatgagactagcctgggcaacattgtgtGACcccgtccctacaaaaaataagaaaaattagctgggtgtggtggagggtacctgtagtcccagctacttgggaggctgacgtgggagggttgcttaagcccaggagttggaggtgagTTATGTGAGctatacagtgagctatgatcctgccaccgCACCAGCCTGAGCGACACAGTGAGATcgtgtctctaaaaaataatccACTTGATGAACTGTATTCATAATTGatgtcatttctgttttttataaatttttatctttattaataaatgtgaGTGGGGCTGAAGGGGTTCATGGACTTCTATGTTCCcctctatatacttctctattattttcattttatttttatttatttatttatttattttgagacagagtctcactctgttgcccgggctggagtgccgtggcatcagcctagctcacagcaacctcaaactcctgggctcaagcaatccttctgcctcagcctcccaagtagctgggactacaggcatgggccaccatgcctgactaattttttctgtgtatatttttagttgtccagatcatttctttctatttttagtagagacagggtctcgctcttgctcaggctggtcttgaactcctgaactcaaatgatcctcccgccttggcctccagagtgctaggattacaggcgtgagccactgtgcccggcccctattttcattttctttttatttatttatttatttatttttttgttgagacagagtctcgctctgttgcccaggctagagtgccgtggcgtcagcctagctcacagcaacctcaaactcctgggttcaagcgatcctcctgcctcagcctcccgagtagctgggactacaggcatgcaccaccatgcccagctaattttttctgtatatatttttagctgtccatataatttctttctatttttagtagaggcaagggtctcactcttgctcaggctggtctcgaactcctgacctcgagcaatccacctgcctcggcttcccagagtgctaggactacaggcgtgagccaccgcgcccggccttcattttatttttaaatgaaatactttttttctgagtccacttgctcaaggtttcttgggcgtggctccgtgcaaaaaaaaaaacaaaaccaaatattacttttctaattGAAGGAGATTCTATCTAGACCAGCCATGGGGGAAGGATATCAAGAATGTCCTGGAGTATCTGGCTCACGTTACACAGTGTAGATTCAGTCCTGGACAACTAAATACACAAtaaaaccttcagtggctcccacaGCTTTCAGGATGAAGTCCAGATTCCTCAGTGTGATCAACTCTGTTACTGCTTCTACCtcaccccccatccccaccccccactgcacCTACTGTTCTAGCCAGCAGAACCACCTGCTTTCCTCCTTGCACAGGCTTTGAGCTCTTTCTTTTCGGGGCCTTACCATGGGTGCTGCCTTTGTCTGGAATCTCTGCCCTGAATATATGATATTAGGTATATACATGCACTATAAAATTATCCCCAGGCACTTAGTAAAAGCTTTGTAAGTGTTGGGTGTCATTATTATACCATCTGTACATATTACTTGTGTATTTAACCCTATCACTAGACTATACACCCCTTGAAGATAGGAACTGTGCTTTGCTGTCGCTGAATGCCCAGCATttagagcctggcacagagtaagcacttagcaaaatgttaaaTAACACCTTCCTAATTCTTACATCACATCTTTTCCTCCCACCTAAtgtgtcttcctctttcttcttggcCAAGGAAAATCGTATCTTTTCCCTTTGACTACATCAAACCACGtggatttttcctttctccacattccAACAATACAGTAACTTTGATTTGCATAGCACTTCTAACTCTGCAGAGTGTTTTCatatttactctttctttttcctcacaacaaccccagtgttgaggaaactgaggcaaggtgTGGGGAGGAGCAGAATAACATTTACTGAGGGTAAACTAAATGCAAGGCAATTTACccatattatctcttttaattctcTAACCTACCCTTTGTGGTGAACATTTTTATCCCGATTTCATAAACGTGGAAATTAAACGTAGGTAAAATTATATAACTTGCAGAAGAACACAACAGCtattaagtggtagagctgggttTTGAATCTGGTGTCTCTTACTTTAAAGCCCCCGTTAGTTCCATGATACCAAATGAAACAGATGTGTCTGTTAGCTATATTCCTCTAAGCTGGACAAGGCAGGATTTAATATTTCCTGATTTCCAGCTCACCAAATCTTTCATCAGACCACTGTTTTCTAAAGTCTGCAATTGCACAGCAACAATTAATTACATGATATACCTTGTTACCTAGTTGTTTTATTTACGTTAGCCTCTACAAGATTGGTAACATCCCCCTTTCCCCAGGCAGGAATTGTGTCACAAATATTCACCTCCCTAagtcttagtttcctcttctttcaAATATCTATCTAATAGGATTGTTGTGGAGATTACATATCATTCATAAAGACATTTGACACAACGTCTGGCACAAACGCTCCAGAAATATTTGCTGCGTTATCAACCTATCTCTTTTTCATCTCCTTCAACACTGAATGCCTGGGTTTGGCTGTATCTGTTCTTGTTGATCCTTGATATAACAAAGTTGCATCAGGAATATTTTAGTGGGCAGATGCTGgattttttctcccttcctattCTCTAAAAGGTTTGCTCAAACCGGTCCAGGACAACTCATACTGGATCCCTGTCAGTTGGTATATTAAagcttattttacagatgagaaagtggaGTCTCAGGTAAAGTGCTAGTAAACTGCAGATCTGCCAAGACTGTAACCCAGGTTTAAGATACCTGGGCTTCTCACTAGGATGTTgtctcagaaatttaaaaaagagagagaaagaagaaacctGGGTAGGCTCCTTCCGTCCACCAAAGGTCTACCTGAAAATAACTAATGGGCAGGGCCTATAACCACGAGAACAAGACTCCTTATCTTCGACTTTCTTGCTTTTCCTTGCTCCCCCGACCCCCGCCCCCCCCTTTTGCTTCTGGGGACGGGTTTCTTGTGAATTCTCGCCACTTTTGCATTGAGGACGTCCGGACCCTTTAAGGCCTGGCAAGCGAGACTGGCGCCCTCCCGCGCTCTCTTCGCAGTCCGGCCCCCTGTCTTACGTCCGCCGCCAACCGTCGCCCAGAAGCCCTTTCCGCGCCTCATCCGGGTTCCTGGGTTTGGGACGGTGGGCTCGTAACCAGGCAACTACTGATCCACCTCCTCTGGGGCGGATTGGCGGATCAGTTAGTTAGTCCCGGCTCTCCTCTAAACGGCTGGCGGCTGCGGTAGCCAAGGGCCACGCCCCCGTTGCCATAGCAGCAGTACACAGTCCTTCCCCCTTGCCCCTCTTCCAAAATAACCCTTCTCTCTCAGGACCAAGACCATCTCCAGAACTGCTTCTAGTTAAGCAGAACCAGGATCTGCGTCCCGTGGCGAAGGGGGATTGGGTGGGAGGGTTGGAAACTGCGCGTCAGGCTGGTGTTGCAGAGGGGACAGGGAAATGGGGCCCAGTGAGAGTTAGAAGAAATGAGAGGAGCAGGGAttagggagggaagagggaggggagggaaggaaggaagagggattGGTAGGAGAGATTGGAGAAGGTGGCCTTAGGGGGAGGTGGGAAGAACTGGAGAGAGGCAAGCCCAGGAAGCAGGGGGACTGGGCTACTGGAGGAGAGTTGGGGCCACCGTAAAGGACAGGAAAGGTCGGGGCTGTGGGAAGGCATCCCGAAGGGAGAGGGTCCTGGGTGGAAAGTATGAAGTGGAGGTTGGGAGTCTAAATGAGATGTTCacgggggaggaggaaagaagccTAGTTGGGAGGTCAGGGGTCATGAGGGTGCTGGGACGGGCACCTGTCACTGGAGGTGAAGGAGCTGCAGTTGGCGGGAGCTGAGGAGACCTTCTTTCTCAGGGTGAGGACTGAGCTTGATCTTCGGGCAGGAAGAAAGATGTCAGATGAAGATGATCTGGATGACTTTGAGCCAGACCAGGatgatcttgaaaaagaagatgATGAGAAGGATATAGAGTATTGGGAGGACTACCGAAAAGAGGGGGAAGAATACTCTGAGGAAGTGAGCGCTGGGAAAGGGAGGGGTCCCCGGGCTGAGGGACAGGGCTGGCCAGAAGGGGATGCCTTACTCCACTTCCTCCCGCAGTGGATGCCCACCCTGCTTACGGAGGACATGATGAAGGAAGGGCTTTCTTTGCTCTGTAAGACGGGCAATGGACTGGCTCATGCTTATGTGAAGCTGGAGGTTAAAGAGAGGTGCGTTTACGGGGGACCAGATGAGGACTGTGAGACTCTAGGGCCCCATCTCCTTTCCCACCCTCATTGCTGGGCATTTTGGGTGAGAGTTTGGATCTCTCTTATCCTAGTGGGAAGGGAAAGATAGAATTTATTTTCCAGGAGCTCTAAGACTCCCCATGTCAGAGCTGACCTGGGGAATTAGACACTGAGACTATTGGGGGAATTCTTGTTGGACTCTTTCACTTGTCCTTCAGAGTTTGGGTTCTCTGCCCTTCACAGACACAGGGCCTCTGCCTACTATTAATGACCCACctaccttctcttcctcttcctcatctctccCATTCTTCTCCCTGTTATAAGCCGTCTCTGTATCGCCCTTTGCTTTAGCACCTCTGCCAGTTCTTGCTGGGTTCTTGGCCCTAACCCTggttctccctccctctgccatctCCTAGGGACCTGACAGACATCTCCTTGCTGCGCTCCTACATCCATCTGCGCTATGTGGATGTTTCTGAGAACCACCTGACAGACCTGTCTCCACTCAATCACCTCACCCACCTGCTCTGGCTCAAGGCTGATGGCAATCGGCTGCGCAGTGCCCGGTTGAATGAACTGCCCTACCTGCAGATTGCCAGTTTTGCCTATAACCAGATCACTGACACTGAGGGCATCTCTCATCCTCGTCTGGGAAGCCTGGATCTCAAAGGTGGGTCcttagggccaggtgcagtggcacacgcctgtaatcctagcactgtggaaggccgaggcagaaggatcactcaaggtcaggagtgtgagattagcctgagcaagagcaagacccctgtctctacaaaaagtagaaaaattagccaggtgtggtggcttgttcctctagtcccagctacttcggaggctgaggcaggaggatcacttgagcccataagtgtgaggttgcggtgagctatcatgatgccaccacactccagcctgggcgacagagtgagacactgtctgggggaaaaaaaggtaggTCATTAGGATGGGCTACACAAGATTCTTTTCTTCCTAGCCTGGGGCTGACAGAACTTGGCAATATGGTCTTTGGCTATGGCACACAGCAATctgcgttcattcattcattcagtcattatGATTCATTTTGACATTCATTGTGACTGTTCTATGTGCTGGAGATATAACAGTGTCCACAAAGAAAATGCCTATTCTCTTGTagtttacattctagttgggGGAGATATACAATTAACAATGAACACAGTAagtaaatgctatgaaaaaatagaacaggggaaggggaaggggggacACAGGTGGCAATTTCAAACAGGTTGGTTAGGACAAGCATCActgagatgacatttgagcaaagacttgcaGGAGGAACAGGAGTTAATTAGAAATGTGGATTGCTTGGGCACTCTTCATTCACTCCTCAAAGGCTTAGGGAGGCATGTCCATGAGATCCTTGGACTAGCAGACCACTTGCCCCAGGGCCCTGGAGATGTTAAGTTTGGAGCTGTCCTTCTTTACTATCTACCCTGCATTAGAGGGAAAGGATGATTCAGAGGTTCTTGAAATTCAGGCTCAAATACTGAACACTCGAAGTGGCCCTTTGAGCTCTTGCCACCCACTCTTCCTCCCCAGGGAACCGCATCCGCTTTGTGACAGGTCTTGACCCCCAAAAGCTGATCAGCCTGCACACACTGGAGCTTCGGGGGAACCAGCTGGAAAGCACCGTGGGAATCAACCTCCCTAAACTGAAGAACCTCTACCTGGTAGCTCACTGGCTCATAGGGTGGTACAGGGAAGAGGGCACTGTCCTGGATGTAAGAATGCCTGATTTCTAGTAGGCTTAGCTACCAACTTCATCACCATAATGACAACTGGTATCATTTATTGAATCCTTACTTGGTGCCAGATGCTGTGGAGATGCAAAGTTTGAACAGACAAGTGCTTACCAGGCTAGCAGGGCTGATAATACAGTGATTATCTACAGTGTATAGATACTGATTATCTACAGTGTGTAGATAATACAGAGATAATTCACTTAGATATGAGTAGCAGCAAAATGTGGCATAATTGAGGTACAGACATCAAGCTAAGGAGACCACTGAAATGCTTAGTTTTTAGACGTTTGAGCCTTATCATTCTAGGATGGTGCTGATGGCACTTCTCAGTGGAGGAGGGGGCTCCTGGGAACTGGGGGTGGGTTGAAGCATCTCCTCCTTCACCTGAGGTGGCTTTGGTAGGGTGGGTAGTAGGGGGTCACTGTTGACCTTTCTCTGGGGTGGGAGCTTCTCCTGGACTTCTTTACTCTCTATACTCTCTATATCCATCTCTATATCCATCCATttgccttccccacccctccctctctaCCTCTTggatttccttctttgctttatttctttctgactTCTCTTCCCTATCCTTGATCCCCTCTCTCAATCAATCTACTGTGTCCTGGGGTCCAGGCCCAGAACTTGCTGAAGAAAGTGGAAGGCTTGGAAAACCTAAGCAATCTTACCACTTTGCATCTTCGAGACAACCATATTGAAACTCTGAGTGGCTTCTCCGGGGAAATGAAATCACTGCAGTACCTCAACCTGAGGTATGCACCCCCCGCCAAGCCCCACCTTGCCCCTACTCCTGACCAGGAGCAGCTTTTGAGCCTGTGTTCCTCTCTGGCCCCATCCTCCAGTCCTCGCCCACAGCCAGGTCCTCACTCCTGCTTCCCATACTTTCTTCTGCATTTAGTCCTAATAGCAACACTAGGACTCCTGAATCCTTCCTTATTCAAACCACAATTATTGAGAAtgtgctatgtgccaggccttgtgctgTGTTTTGGGAACACTGAAAGGAATCAGAGGTGGTCTCTGTTCTTAAGGGGCTCACAATGTGGCTTTGGCTCTTTTCCCAGCCCTAGCCTGTGTAAGTGTCCATTGCCCTTCTCTATCCCTGGGCCCCAATGCCCTTTCTCATTTCCTGCCTCTTTTCTCCTGAGCCCCACCTATAAGGGACAGCCCTCTTACTGATATAAAACATAAGATGTACTCAGATTTAGGGAGAGAAGGGTTTTTGTAAGAAAATCGCCAGGTAGGGCCAGGttcagtggttcatgcctataatcctagtgactcaggaggctgaggtgggaggaatgcttgaggccaggagtttgaggctgcggtgagctatgattgtaccactgcactctaccctgggagATAGAATGAGacaccatctcttaaaaaaaaaaagaaagaaagaaaaagaaaaagacaatctcCAGGTAGAAAGGCACAGGGGATCAGCAACTCCTGTTTGATGGAagattttatgtgtatttctttaAGCTAAGATATAAGGAAACTGCCACCTTCCTTAGTCAACAAGACCAAATCCTTGAGCTGGCAATGGAAAGAGAATCTTTAAGTAGGACAAGGTGGTTGTGTCTTGAAGCCCTAACTCTCATCCAGAGCCCTGGGGCAATCTCTTGTTAATGAGCTCTGTTGCCTGGCATTGACCTAGGAGGATGTGTATATGTTCCATTACCTATTAAAACTCTAGACAGGGATAATGGACCCTTGGCAGTGACTGTGAACTAGGGATGTTTGGAAGTAAGTAGggagtgtggggggtggggaggggcatgTTGTTTCAATGACTGGGACGTACCTCTGGGGCCAGAgatgctaaacatcctgcaatacACAGGACAGTCCAGTACAAAATGCCTGTAGCTTGTAGTTCTCCAGGTGAGAAACACTGCATGAGGTTTAGCGTGTCCATTGAGATCAGGCTGaaacatttaaatatgatttcATAAAGGCTTGAAGACaagttagctgggtatggtggcacatgcctgcagtcctagctactgcactccactctaccctgggcaacagatcgtctctttaaaaaaaaaaaaaaaaaaaaaagaagaagaaagaaaggcttGAAGACAAgaacatgaaaataatgaaaataaataccaGGTATCATACAATAACGCCTACTAAGAGATGACAATTGGCCTTTAGGCTGGGAGGCCCCAACCCATCCCTAGCTCTAGATTCTTTGCTGTGGGAAGTTCCAACATAGTACCCAGGACCTGAACCTGTGCTAAGATCCTACTTCCTTCTCCACTGACCTAGGTCCTACCTTCTAACCTTTGACACAGAAAACGTGTGTCCGTTCAAGGGAGATTTGTCCCTTCCCCAACTACAGGACGGCTTACAGCCTAGCTTTGCTGCTACAAAAGGATAAACAAACACATTACAGAGTAGAATATGGCACTTAGAGATTCTTCGAAGGGCAGCAGCAGAACGGGTGGGGCTGGACAGCACCTCTGCAGCAAATCTGGCAACGCTTGGCAGGCTGGTACTCACAGTCAGTGTTTCCAGGGAATATGGAACCCCATGGATGAGTCCCCCAGAGGCCCCATTCCTAGAAGCTGGCAACCAAAGCCCATTATTCCTGGGTGAACCCTTGTTGACTGCACCGATAGGGGCAACATGGTGACCGACCTGGGGGAGCTGGCCAAGCTTCGGGACCTGCCCAAGCTGCGAGCCTTGGTGCTGTTGGACAACCCGTGCACGGATGAGACCGACTACCGCCAGGAGGCCCTGGTGCAGATGGCACACCTTGAACGCCTGGACAAGGACTTCTATGAGGAGGAGGAGCGGGCTGAGGCCAGTGAGATCCGTCAGAGGCTGAAGGAGGACCAGGAGCAGGAGGCTGATCCTGAACATGATGAGGAGTCAGACCAGCCATCCAGCCATTGACGTAGCAGAAATTCTTCTGGCCTCCGAAGATAGTAAGGAAGCCAGCAGGGAGGCAGTAAGAGGAGGccaagggctgggcagggcagggaaggggcaagAGGGCAAGTTGCTGTGGAAGGAGGTGAGTGAGGAAGGGATGAAGGGATAAGGAAAGGAGAACCCTTGGAAAGATCAGGGTTAGGAGTCAGGGTCTCAGCATGAGGAGAAAGGACCAGAAGAGGGGCCTGGAAAGAGTTGAGAAAAAGCTTAGGAGACAAGTTAGGAGGCCAGAAGAGTCTGTGAAGAGAATTGGGGTGCAGGCAGAGGGGTTGGTGGGGGGTGGACACAGAGTGGAATCTGCTAGGAAAGGACATGTCTGGTGCGTGGTGGGGGTTGTGGGGGACAGAGGTGGTTGGCGATGTATGAGGAATGCAGCTGGGCCTaggagagaaggcagaagaggaagaTCCTGTACTAAAAATCTGAAGTTAAAAATAACAGGACACAGGGTGGGGGGAATAAAGGAGGGCAGGGTGAGGCAGAATTCTAGACACTGAGATGAGTGTGGCAGCTGGGCATTTCAGATGCGGGCAGAGGCTTTCCTTCTGTACTCTTCCTCCAGGAGATCAAAGATGCTGGTCCCCACGCCCGACCAGTTCCAATGAGGGGCCATGGCACTCAGACCCCGCCGGTGGAGACAGGATGCCTCCTTCTGCCCCAGATCTCGAAACTCATTACAGCCTAAGGCCCAGGCTCTGTGCCAGTCACCTGGCCAGTGTGGGATGCAGTGTGGGGTGCGCGGGGCTGAGCTCTGCCTCGAGCCTAGGCAGGGGGCAGCCCTCAGCTAGGTGCGGTGGGAGCCAGGCCCTCGTGCCCCACAGGAGTGCAGGTAGGGCAGGCTGGGGTGTTAGGAACAGTTCAGTTTTCCAATAAAGAGACATTTTGATACCCTTGTGTGTGACTGCGTTTGTTTCTTGGGTTTCTCTGGCAGTGTGGGCCTCAGGATCCTGACGACTGGGGCGAGGCTGTGCCTGTCACTCTCGAGTGGGTTAAGGCGTGAGGATGAGCGATGAGCGGGGGAAGGGGGCAGGTATTGGGTCGccgcatcccctcccccatcgcTTCCCCAACCCTCT is a window from the Eulemur rufifrons isolate Redbay chromosome 16, OSU_ERuf_1, whole genome shotgun sequence genome containing:
- the LRRC23 gene encoding leucine-rich repeat-containing protein 23, translating into MSDEDDLDDFEPDQDDLEKEDDEKDIEYWEDYRKEGEEYSEEWMPTLLTEDMMKEGLSLLCKTGNGLAHAYVKLEVKERDLTDISLLRSYIHLRYVDVSENHLTDLSPLNHLTHLLWLKADGNRLRSARLNELPYLQIASFAYNQITDTEGISHPRLGSLDLKGNRIRFVTGLDPQKLISLHTLELRGNQLESTVGINLPKLKNLYLAQNLLKKVEGLENLSNLTTLHLRDNHIETLSGFSGEMKSLQYLNLRGNMVTDLGELAKLRDLPKLRALVLLDNPCTDETDYRQEALVQMAHLERLDKDFYEEEERAEASEIRQRLKEDQEQEADPEHDEESDQPSSH